In Apium graveolens cultivar Ventura chromosome 10, ASM990537v1, whole genome shotgun sequence, the following are encoded in one genomic region:
- the LOC141692670 gene encoding ent-copalyl diphosphate synthase 1 isoform X1 has protein sequence MSSVYHSTSSPSLLGISPATFSRHSFSFSPVHRNSTNHFSGPNAVKGKDRWVKLGFGVQCTAVSRSHTTEFEYADSLKSDLPAVINWQEILESDKKGENTKLQSSIKIIKCINSIREMFRSMDDGEISVSAYDTAWVALVEDMNEPGIPQFPSSLQWIVNNQLSDGSWGDHKLFLAHDRILNTLACVIALKSWNVHPEKMERGLLFIRENISKLGDEEMEHMPIGFEVAFPSLVEIAETLNILIPKDLPILQEIYAQRDQKLSRIPKDIMHKVPTTLLHSLEGMAEMEWEKLLKLQCQDGSFLFSPSSTAYALMQTKDDNCLNYLSRTVQRFRGGVPNVYPVDMFEHIWVVDRLERLGISRYFKSEIKECMDYIHRYWTNKGICWARNTRVNDIDDTAMAFRLLRLHGYSVSHDVFKNFESNGEFVCFAGQSNQAVTGIFNLLRASQVLFPEEKLLEDAQKFSVEFLRGKQAKNQLFDKWIITKDLPGEVGYALDVPWYASLPRLETSFFLDQYGGEDDVWIGKTLYRMPHVNNNIYLELAKLDYAKCQTIYQLEWNQMKEWCAYSNLEKFGMNEESLVVSYYLAASSLYEPESSNLRFGWAKTEALIETIRSYFGSIDKSAEQRKAFVQDYMKTTDNLAYTDNHGSRFKTARKKLLGTLVGILKQLMLDAMVAHGIDIHHQLHQAWGMWLLTWQEDGDVDRAKAQLLEQTINICAGRLTSEEILSHPQYKTLSNITNQLCHQLGPFQYGKLHKEDSSDTEMAMEIESNMQQLVKIVLCNSPNGLQPELKQTFYTVARTFYYTAYCNPITINAHISKVLFGSRM, from the exons ATGAGTTCTGTGTATCATTCCACCTCCTCCCCATCCCTTCTCGGAATTTCTCCGGCCACTTTTTCAAGACATTCCTTTTCATTTTCTCCCGTGCACCGCAACTCCACCAATCATTTCTCCG GGCCTAATGCTGTTAAAGGTAAAGACAGATGGGTCAAGTTGGGATTTGGTGTACAATGCACTGCAGTTTCAAGATCTCATACTACTG AATTTGAATATGCAGATAGTCTCAAAAGCGATTTACCTGCAGTGATAAATTGGCAAGAGATTCTCGAATCTGACAAAAAAGGAGAAAACACTAAG CTTCAATCCTCGATTAAGATTATCAAATGCATCAACTCAATCCGAGAGATGTTTCGTTCCATGGACGATGGAGAAATAAGTGTTTCTGCTTATGACACTGCCTGGGTTGCTCTTGTGGAGGACATGAATGAACCCGGAATTCCTCAGTTTCCTTCAAGCCTGCAATGGATTGTAAACAATCAGCTCTCTGACGGTTCGTGGGGCGACCACAAATTGTTCCTAGCTCACGATCGGATCCTAAACACATTGGCATGTGTTATTGCCCTAAAATCATGGAATGTTCATCCTGAAAAGATGGAAAGAG GATTGTTGTTCATTAGAGAAAACATAAGCAAGCTTGGAGATGAAGAGATGGAGCATATGCCAATAGGGTTTGAAGTAGCATTCCCTTCACTCGTCGAAATCGCGGAAACTTTAAACATACTGATTCCCAAGGATTTGCCGATATTGCAAGAAATTTATGCACAAAGAGATCAGAAGCTCTCAAG GATACCAAAAGACATAATGCATAAGGTGCCCACGACACTACTTCATAGCTTAGAAGGAATGGCTGAAATGGAGTGGGAAAAGTTGCTCAAACTACAATGTCAAGATGGATCCTTTCTGTTTTCACCTTCTTCTACTGCCTATGCACTCATGCAGACCAAAGATGATAATTGTCTCAACTATCTCAGCAGAACTGTTCAGCGATTCCGCGGTGGAG TTCCCAATGTGTACCCGGTGGACATGTTTGAGCACATTTGGGTAGTGGACAGACTAGAGCGCCTGGGCATTTCTCGGTACTTCAAGTCTGAGATTAAAGAGTGTATGGATTATATTCACAG gTATTGGACAAATAAAGGAATCTGCTGGGCCAGGAATACGAGGGTTAATGACATTGATGACACTGCTATGGCATTTCGGCTCCTCAGATTGCATGGTTATAGTGTTTCTCATG ATGTATTTAAGAATTTTGAGAGCAACGGAGAGTTCGTTTGCTTTGCGGGACAGTCGAACCAGGCGGTTACCGGAATATTTAACCTGTTAAGAGCCTCTCAGGTTCTGTTCCCGGAAGAGAAATTACTGGAGGATGCTCAAAAGTTTTCAgtggagtttctgagaggaaaACAAGCTAAAAACCAGCTATTTGATAAATGGATTATAACCAAGGATTTACCGGGCGAG GTTGGATATGCACTAGATGTGCCATGGTATGCCAGCTTACCTCGATTAGAGACAAGCTTTTTCTTGGATCAATATGGCGGTGAAGATGATGTTTGGATTGGGAAGACTTTATACAG AATGCCCCATGTGAACAATAACATTTACCTTGAGCTTGCCAAATTGGACTATGCTAAATGCCAAACCATTTATCAACTAGAGTGGAACCAGATGAAAGA GTGGTGTGCATATAGTAATTTAGAGAAGTTTGGAATGAATGAAGAAAGCCTTGTGGTGTCTTATTACTTGGCAGCATCAAGTTTGTATGAACCGGAATCATCAAACTTGAGATTTGGTTGGGCTAAAACAGAAGCTTTGATTGAGACAATTAGATCATACTTTGGTAGCATTGACAAGTCTGCTGAGCAAAGGAAAGCCTTTGTCCAAGACTACATGAAAACTACTGATAATTTGGCCTATACTGACAATCATGGAAG CAGGTTTAAGACAGCGCGAAAGAAGCTCCTTGGGACACTAGTAGGAATATTAAAGCAGCTTATGCTAGACGCAATGGTTGCACATGGTATCGACATCCACCACCAGCTCCATCAGGCG TGGGGGATGTGGTTGTTGACCTGGCAAGAGGACGGTGATGTGGACAGAGCAAAAGCACAGCTCTTAGAACAAACTATTAATATATGTGCAGGCCGTTTAACATCGGAGGAGATATTGTCACATCCTCAATATAAGACGCTCTCCAACATCACTAATCAACTATGCCATCAACTTGGTCCCTTTCAATACGGAAAG TTGCACAAGGAAGATAGTTCTGATACAGAGATGGCCATGGAAATCGAATCCAACATGCAACAACTGGTGAAGATTGTGCTCTGTAACTCACCAAACGGTCTACAGCCCGAGTTAAAGCAGACATTTTACACGGTAGCGAGGACGTTCTACTACACTGCCTATTGTAATCCTATCACTATCAATGCCCATATCAGCAAAGTACTCTTTGGCAGTAGAATGTAA
- the LOC141692670 gene encoding ent-copalyl diphosphate synthase 1 isoform X2 gives MSSVYHSTSSPSLLGISPATFSRHSFSFSPVHRNSTNHFSGPNAVKGKDRWVKLGFGVQCTAVSRSHTTEFEYADSLKSDLPAVINWQEILESDKKGENTKLQSSIKIIKCINSIREMFRSMDDGEISVSAYDTAWVALVEDMNEPGIPQFPSSLQWIVNNQLSDGSWGDHKLFLAHDRILNTLACVIALKSWNVHPEKMERGLLFIRENISKLGDEEMEHMPIGFEVAFPSLVEIAETLNILIPKDLPILQEIYAQRDQKLSRIPKDIMHKVPTTLLHSLEGMAEMEWEKLLKLQCQDGSFLFSPSSTAYALMQTKDDNCLNYLSRTVQRFRGGVPNVYPVDMFEHIWVVDRLERLGISRYFKSEIKECMDYIHRYWTNKGICWARNTRVNDIDDTAMAFRLLRLHGYSVSHDVFKNFESNGEFVCFAGQSNQAVTGIFNLLRASQVLFPEEKLLEDAQKFSVEFLRGKQAKNQLFDKWIITKDLPGEVGYALDVPWYASLPRLETSFFLDQYGGEDDVWIGKTLYRMPHVNNNIYLELAKLDYAKCQTIYQLEWNQMKEWCAYSNLEKFGMNEESLVVSYYLAASSLYEPESSNLRFGWAKTEALIETIRSYFGSIDKSAEQRKAFVQDYMKTTDNLAYTDNHGRFKTARKKLLGTLVGILKQLMLDAMVAHGIDIHHQLHQAWGMWLLTWQEDGDVDRAKAQLLEQTINICAGRLTSEEILSHPQYKTLSNITNQLCHQLGPFQYGKLHKEDSSDTEMAMEIESNMQQLVKIVLCNSPNGLQPELKQTFYTVARTFYYTAYCNPITINAHISKVLFGSRM, from the exons ATGAGTTCTGTGTATCATTCCACCTCCTCCCCATCCCTTCTCGGAATTTCTCCGGCCACTTTTTCAAGACATTCCTTTTCATTTTCTCCCGTGCACCGCAACTCCACCAATCATTTCTCCG GGCCTAATGCTGTTAAAGGTAAAGACAGATGGGTCAAGTTGGGATTTGGTGTACAATGCACTGCAGTTTCAAGATCTCATACTACTG AATTTGAATATGCAGATAGTCTCAAAAGCGATTTACCTGCAGTGATAAATTGGCAAGAGATTCTCGAATCTGACAAAAAAGGAGAAAACACTAAG CTTCAATCCTCGATTAAGATTATCAAATGCATCAACTCAATCCGAGAGATGTTTCGTTCCATGGACGATGGAGAAATAAGTGTTTCTGCTTATGACACTGCCTGGGTTGCTCTTGTGGAGGACATGAATGAACCCGGAATTCCTCAGTTTCCTTCAAGCCTGCAATGGATTGTAAACAATCAGCTCTCTGACGGTTCGTGGGGCGACCACAAATTGTTCCTAGCTCACGATCGGATCCTAAACACATTGGCATGTGTTATTGCCCTAAAATCATGGAATGTTCATCCTGAAAAGATGGAAAGAG GATTGTTGTTCATTAGAGAAAACATAAGCAAGCTTGGAGATGAAGAGATGGAGCATATGCCAATAGGGTTTGAAGTAGCATTCCCTTCACTCGTCGAAATCGCGGAAACTTTAAACATACTGATTCCCAAGGATTTGCCGATATTGCAAGAAATTTATGCACAAAGAGATCAGAAGCTCTCAAG GATACCAAAAGACATAATGCATAAGGTGCCCACGACACTACTTCATAGCTTAGAAGGAATGGCTGAAATGGAGTGGGAAAAGTTGCTCAAACTACAATGTCAAGATGGATCCTTTCTGTTTTCACCTTCTTCTACTGCCTATGCACTCATGCAGACCAAAGATGATAATTGTCTCAACTATCTCAGCAGAACTGTTCAGCGATTCCGCGGTGGAG TTCCCAATGTGTACCCGGTGGACATGTTTGAGCACATTTGGGTAGTGGACAGACTAGAGCGCCTGGGCATTTCTCGGTACTTCAAGTCTGAGATTAAAGAGTGTATGGATTATATTCACAG gTATTGGACAAATAAAGGAATCTGCTGGGCCAGGAATACGAGGGTTAATGACATTGATGACACTGCTATGGCATTTCGGCTCCTCAGATTGCATGGTTATAGTGTTTCTCATG ATGTATTTAAGAATTTTGAGAGCAACGGAGAGTTCGTTTGCTTTGCGGGACAGTCGAACCAGGCGGTTACCGGAATATTTAACCTGTTAAGAGCCTCTCAGGTTCTGTTCCCGGAAGAGAAATTACTGGAGGATGCTCAAAAGTTTTCAgtggagtttctgagaggaaaACAAGCTAAAAACCAGCTATTTGATAAATGGATTATAACCAAGGATTTACCGGGCGAG GTTGGATATGCACTAGATGTGCCATGGTATGCCAGCTTACCTCGATTAGAGACAAGCTTTTTCTTGGATCAATATGGCGGTGAAGATGATGTTTGGATTGGGAAGACTTTATACAG AATGCCCCATGTGAACAATAACATTTACCTTGAGCTTGCCAAATTGGACTATGCTAAATGCCAAACCATTTATCAACTAGAGTGGAACCAGATGAAAGA GTGGTGTGCATATAGTAATTTAGAGAAGTTTGGAATGAATGAAGAAAGCCTTGTGGTGTCTTATTACTTGGCAGCATCAAGTTTGTATGAACCGGAATCATCAAACTTGAGATTTGGTTGGGCTAAAACAGAAGCTTTGATTGAGACAATTAGATCATACTTTGGTAGCATTGACAAGTCTGCTGAGCAAAGGAAAGCCTTTGTCCAAGACTACATGAAAACTACTGATAATTTGGCCTATACTGACAATCATGGAAG GTTTAAGACAGCGCGAAAGAAGCTCCTTGGGACACTAGTAGGAATATTAAAGCAGCTTATGCTAGACGCAATGGTTGCACATGGTATCGACATCCACCACCAGCTCCATCAGGCG TGGGGGATGTGGTTGTTGACCTGGCAAGAGGACGGTGATGTGGACAGAGCAAAAGCACAGCTCTTAGAACAAACTATTAATATATGTGCAGGCCGTTTAACATCGGAGGAGATATTGTCACATCCTCAATATAAGACGCTCTCCAACATCACTAATCAACTATGCCATCAACTTGGTCCCTTTCAATACGGAAAG TTGCACAAGGAAGATAGTTCTGATACAGAGATGGCCATGGAAATCGAATCCAACATGCAACAACTGGTGAAGATTGTGCTCTGTAACTCACCAAACGGTCTACAGCCCGAGTTAAAGCAGACATTTTACACGGTAGCGAGGACGTTCTACTACACTGCCTATTGTAATCCTATCACTATCAATGCCCATATCAGCAAAGTACTCTTTGGCAGTAGAATGTAA